Genomic window (Halorussus caseinilyticus):
TACTGACAGCGAACGACGACTTCCGAGAGGCCGTCCAATCGAAGTTCGAGTACGTGATGATCGATGAGATGCAGGACACTGACCCGTCCCAGTGGGCGCTTGTTCGCCTTCTCGCCGGAGCCGACGACCCAACGACACCCCCCAACACCGATACATTCGACGCGAATCTCTTCCTCGTCGGTGACGAAAAACAGAGTATCTACCGCTTCCGCGGTGCTGACGTTACCACCTTCGGCACGGCGCGAGAGGACCTCAAAGCAGCGAACGGCGACACAGTGGCCGAGCGGGACGATGAGTACGAGACAGACCCAGCAGAAGTCGAACTAACGGGTAATTTTCGTACCGTCACAGCGCCGCGGGAGTTCGACAACGAACTGTTCGAGCGCGTGTTCAGGCCGTTCGATGAGCAACGGGAACCGTTCGAAGCTACATCACAGTCCCTCAACGGGGAACGTACGGCAGGAACGGAGGTGTCGGGTTCGGTCGAGTACCTCCTCGTCCCTAATGAGGACGAGCAGGAACTTCACGAGACGGGCTTTCTTGCGAATACACCTATCTTCGGCGATGCAGCCGACCGCGAGGCGCACGCACTGGCCGCGCGATTGACACGGCTATTCGCAGACCCTCCGGAGGTGTACGACACGGAGACCGAGGAAATCCGCAAAGCGCGTCCAGAGGACGTGACGATCCTCTTCCGTGCGCGGACGCGACTCCCACAGTTCGAGCGTGCGTTCGACGTCTGGGACATACCCTACACTGTCGCCTCTGGCACAGGGTTCTGGGATACACCGGAGATTCGGACTCTCATCGGGCTTCTGAAGTGCTTGCGAACCCCGACGATGACGTGGCGCTGTATGGCCTCCTGCGGTCGGCACTGTTCGGATTCACCGACGACGAGATTGCTAACCCAGCCGCCAGCGAAGGGTCGCTGTGGGGAGCGATCCGCGACAGAGAAGGCGATCTCGGGGATGCCGCGGAACAAATCGAAGGATGGCGAGAACAAGCAGGCGTTGGTGACGCGACTGCCGCGCCGTCATGGGGACAGCTTCTCTCCGGGATACTTGCAGAGACTGGCTACTTCGGCGCAGTCGGGGCAGGCGATAGGCCGCAACAAGCCGTGGAAAACGTAGAACAATTCCGCGAACAGGTTCGGTCCTGGGCCGAAGGGGGGAACCCAACCTTAGCAGAACTACTGACGCGAATCCGCGACCGACGAGAGGTCGAGACTCACGCGTCACAGGCGACTGTCCCGGAAGACAACGACGGCGTGCGACTCCGGACCATCCACTCCGCGAAAGGACTGGAGTTCCCCATTGTCGTCGTTCCCGAAGTGGGACGGGAGTTCAATTTCGGCAGCGGTGTCGACGACGACGGAAAAGTGTACCTAGGGGAGATTCCCGTCGGGGAGGGGACAGAACCAATTCTCGGATTGAAGGCTCCATCGCCGAACGACCCGTACGAGTCAACGGACACCCTCGCGCGGTCGGAGCTGAAGCGCCGCGGTAGGTGCAGAGAGCGCGCCGAACAGAAGCGACTCCTGTATGTCGCCGCCACGCGGGCCGCGACCACCTCCTGATGTGTGGACTCCACGAACTGGACGACGACGCCGACTCACTCACACTGTCGACGTCGAAGCCTCACGGCGACGGGAAACGTTGGCGAGATTGGCTCCAACCAGTGCTCCTCGGTGACGGAACACTCAACCCTGACGACGATCACCCAGAGATAGCCGACACCCTCGATGCCCTTAGTGACGACAGTGTCTACGGGACGGTACTCGACGAGGCCGACTACACCGTCCGGGTTCCGCCCGCACCTCTCGAAGATTGGCGTGCAGTTCGGAAAGGCGATGACAGAGAACCCGACGAGCCGCTGGACGATAGAATCCCGTGCGTGAACGTCCCTGAGGCGGACATCTCGCAACCGCCAGTAGAGACGACCGCGACGACCTTCGCCGAAGCGGTCGCACCAGATCCCACAACCACCATCGCGGGCGATGCGGTGGGAGACACCGACGCGTATCCGGACCATGAGGGACTCGCCGAGAATCACGTCGGGACCGTGGTTCACGAACTGCTGGAGCACCGCCCACCACGCGAGGACTGGCGAGCCGTCGCCAACAGCCGGGCGAGCGGACTCGGCGACCCCACAGAGGAGGACCTCGATCAGATAGTTGAATACGCCGAGCGTGGGCTCAGCACCCGAGAAGCATTGGTCGAGTCGTACGACCCT
Coding sequences:
- a CDS encoding PD-(D/E)XK nuclease family protein, with the protein product MCGLHELDDDADSLTLSTSKPHGDGKRWRDWLQPVLLGDGTLNPDDDHPEIADTLDALSDDSVYGTVLDEADYTVRVPPAPLEDWRAVRKGDDREPDEPLDDRIPCVNVPEADISQPPVETTATTFAEAVAPDPTTTIAGDAVGDTDAYPDHEGLAENHVGTVVHELLEHRPPREDWRAVANSRASGLGDPTEEDLDQIVEYAERGLSTREALVESYDPNTVHEEVSVVARFDAGRVVGEIDLLLVTDERFVVLDYKTDETSTRSVDDLAEKHWPQLEVYAAALAQSDPNRTVETVLYFTAADTERRQEFDAFDLEDLQTDLETRLSQLRSASESEPLARR
- a CDS encoding 3'-5' exonuclease, coding for MENVEQFREQVRSWAEGGNPTLAELLTRIRDRREVETHASQATVPEDNDGVRLRTIHSAKGLEFPIVVVPEVGREFNFGSGVDDDGKVYLGEIPVGEGTEPILGLKAPSPNDPYESTDTLARSELKRRGRCRERAEQKRLLYVAATRAATTS